From Impatiens glandulifera chromosome 7, dImpGla2.1, whole genome shotgun sequence:
TTCTGTACTGCCTAAATAAGAAACTGATTAATGAGAAGGGATACAAACTCTTTAAATCTTCAAGAAAAAGCTTTAATTTGAACTTTGGTACTTCATATATGTCaaaaagaaacttaattctcgaCTAAATAATCTATAGTTGAAATGAGGGTAATGACTATAAATATGTTTACCAATCTCAACAAACATAGCAGGCTTATTTGTCTCCGGGCCATGGTGCGTAGCCTCCAAGGTTATCTAGATTGATCAGGAAGAAGTTATACCAATTTAGCTCAGAtctttactatattttattgtCATGAGTCATGACACTGCAAAAGTGTACCTCGAACTCAGGAATTAGGCCATGGGAATCTGAGATTTTCTTCAACAGCTTCAGCCATGAAGCTATCCTAGGATTTGGTGGGGCTGCCCAGCCGGGTCTCCCTCCCTGTGGAGGTTTATCCCCATCCTTTAAATGTGGAACACCTTTACATTCAGAAGACAATAATCACCCAACATTTACAATAGAAACAGAGACACGTAATAAGAATTACTGTAACAGATTGTTTGAGATACCAATTGGATGTAAAGTGAGGGCAGGACGATTGGAGACGGCGGTGTGTCGACTGAGGAAGATGAGTTCGTCGACGGTCTCACCAGAGATATTTTCCCAACGATTTTCCAAATGATCCTCTTTTATTATGCTGTTTTCGTGCTGTAAAAGTCTAACATCACCATTTGAAAAGCTTTTTATCCCCTGCTCAGATAAACagaaacaaaaagaagaaatgATGGGTTTTTCTAGTTTTACGAATTTATCGAATCGATTAtgtataaaatttgaaattgaaaatagGGTTATCTGAGATCTGCCGATACCTCGAAGGTGATTCCAGGTTGCCAGCCGGACATGGCCAGTAGAGCGGAGGCTGGGCCAGTCGACGCTGGATCGATAGTTGTAGAAACCACGAGCACCACCATTCTCTcagtttgattgatgatttgatGATGGGTTTTTGGCAATCCAAGAAGAAATCAAGAAGAAAAGGAATGCCAATCAGAATCCATTTTCTGCTTCTTTCTGACACTTGTCATTGCGGCAGGGCTGGCGGGACTGTTTGagctttctttcttctttttctcgaTCAAAACAAAATGTGGTCTTGACtgaatttaaattaatgtttaatttaattatttataaatattttaattaaaattatatttctttctcaCAATTCAAAATCCGGTTAGGGcatttgatattttgttattggatttttttttttactaaaaatcatgattgatgaaattttaaaaaaataagtttttaaaggttaaaaagattttttattttaaagataactaattttatattattaaataaagaataattttagtatttaaatatataaaataattaattaaatagttgaaataataaatgaaagtaAGTTTgagtttaagataaaatataaaaaaaactagtacATTGAGCCCTCCTTATtgtaacattattataatttagtaatttaCAAGTttgttaatcaaatatatttaattaaatatttaaagaatattaatatttttttaataatatataagatttcatgttgaattatttaaaaataatatatataatttataaagaaTGAGATTTAtgtgttaaatataaattttattgatttattttaacgTTAAATTACAATAGATATAAAATGTTgagaaaattatcaatatttttagtatataaaaatacaataccacaaaatactataaaattttaatatattagtaactaccaaaataatatttataaattaaaaatataaataatacatataaataattaagtaactatattttgaattttttagtcaaattaaataaatcaattttaataaatttatttcatttttttaacatatttaaaactCACTCTAAAATTATCTATGTTTTCTATTaaactcaataaaataattttcttttccaaGCATATTTGAAGTTAATTTAactctaaaattaaatttttaaaaattaaattaaaatataatactaCTCCCATGTATAACTGCGTAAAGTTAATATtatgtatgttatttgtattataCCAAACCAATATAATAGTGTGATTTTTCTTATACCCACGTGTAACTAGAAATACATTTGTAACTAGAAATATATGTGTAacatatattattcttttattgatTTACTTAGGACCCatattcaaatggttcaaataTCATTTGAAGCTTGAATTTGAGGCATTTTATTAAATGGGTTCGAACTTTGAGTTGAGTCATTTGAGACTCAAATgtcaaacattttttatttgagacTTTTTCATGATCGGACGTTTTATTTCGTCTATTTTAATTGACGgacaataaaatgttttaatttaatttctaccTGTGAAATATGTCATATCATTTTCAATAGGTTCTCTCTTCTCCAAcaaatctttttcttcttcgcCAATGCTCCTCTTCTTCGTTCTTCTATTTCTTCGATCCATCTCCAAAAATTCTTCATCAGACCATCATCTATTTAGGTATTTAGATTTTGTTTGTTAACTTATCAATCTAATAtcgtttgatttgatttatgctTAGATTGATATATGTTGGATTTAAggtttatattatgttttttctaTTTGTTCTTTTTTAGATTGATTTAAAGTAAAATCTTTAATGTTCTCATCATCTAGAAGTTCACAAGTAATCTTGTTTGTCTTTGACATATAGATGTAGACGACACTTTATTTTGTTCTTTGTTTTAGACACAGTCATTTCTGCgcttaaattatataaaccaaCTTCATTCCTATTTCATTTGTATGATTTTGAGTATATATGAAATTTCactgaattatgtttaattgtgTTCATCTtcagtaaataatatatttgaactttAGATAATGATTTTCATATGTATGGATtagaaaataaaagtatatgtgttttctttagaatatcatatcataattatttgcatttttatcattatccatTAATATTACAGTCAATTTATTAtgtgttttcatatatttatgttttgtttttatttcttatcctgtaatattaatattaatggaTAATGAATATTACAGTCAATTATTTTTGCATATCTTATGGACAATGTCTGTCTATAACTGACTTTTGTTTTGGAGCAAAAACAAAATCACTATTACTAATGGATATTACATTCAATTCATTTAGGTTCATGTATATCATTTAGGTTTTGTTTCTATTTCATGTCTGTAAAATAAATGGATAATGGATATTACATTAAGTTATTTTTGTATATCATTAGCATCATTTCATACATAATATCATTACATATTATTAACGAGCATAGAAGAATCATGTCTTATTTATTGTCTGAATTAGATTAGGTCTTATTTTATTGTCTAAATTGTTCATCAAGATAAATCTTTTGCATCATGTTTCTTGTAATCAAAATCTAAATAGGAGAGAGTTTGCACATTTGAATAGAATAACACaagaaagaaaaattcaaatatccaCTAAAATATTCTTCTGTTTTCTggacatttaaattaaaacttttacTAAGCAAAACAATACCTCTAGCTCTGGAAAGTGAAAGTCcttttttatgaaaaaagttatatatgaTAATGAATATTTACTCCACATAAAACTATATttgataatgaatatttttttataagtatgattatgcacattttgattaaaatatttaaaaatcttaCTCAGGGAAATACGACatattaggaaaaataaataattttttaagtgaaa
This genomic window contains:
- the LOC124945510 gene encoding D-aminoacyl-tRNA deacylase-like isoform X1 encodes the protein MVVLVVSTTIDPASTGPASALLAMSGWQPGITFEGIKSFSNGDVRLLQHENSIIKEDHLENRWENISGETVDELIFLSRHTAVSNRPALTLHPIGVPHLKDGDKPPQGGRPGWAAPPNPRIASWLKLLKKISDSHGLIPEFEITLEATHHGPETNKPAMFVEIGSTEEHWGREDAARVIAQLLWEGLGLGGGTPIGNWSRRNTDKNKVLLGIGGGHYVPRHMDIILKDDVWVGHLLSGYSLPMEDPTGKDTKDVGGTWKQAIKASYDATRTAFPGGNIMAHLDHKSFKGWQKNAITSYLSEEKIMIGKPNDFS
- the LOC124945510 gene encoding D-aminoacyl-tRNA deacylase-like isoform X2: MVVLVVSTTIDPASTGPASALLAMSGWQPGITFEGIKSFSNGDVRLLQHENSIIKEDHLENRWENISGETVDELIFLSRHTAVSNRPALTLHPIGVPHLKDGDKPPQGGRPGWAAPPNPRIASWLKLLKKISDSHGLIPEFEITLEATHHGPETNKPAMFVEIGSTEEHWGREDAARVIAQLLWEGLGLGGGTPIGNWSRNTDKNKVLLGIGGGHYVPRHMDIILKDDVWVGHLLSGYSLPMEDPTGKDTKDVGGTWKQAIKASYDATRTAFPGGNIMAHLDHKSFKGWQKNAITSYLSEEKIMIGKPNDFS